In Enterobacter sp. 638, a single window of DNA contains:
- a CDS encoding ABC transporter substrate-binding protein: MKKQLWRGAAFILLIYLPLSSEAARQITDQIGRQVTIPDEVDRVVVLQHQTLNLLVQMNATDKIVGILANWKQQLGEGYVRLAPELNQKATLGDLTHVDPEKLIALHPQVVFVTNYAPQEMIDKISSLGIPVVAISLRHDAAGEKAKMNPTLADEEKAYDQGLREGITLIGEIVNKPQEAKALIDATVKGRKRVSDRLKDIPEQKRIRAYMANPELTTYGSGKYTGLMMAHAGAINVAAATLQGFKTVAMEQVIAWNPQVIFVQDRYPSVVDEIKNSAQWQVIDAVKNQRVYLMPDYAKAWGYPMPEAMGIGELWMAKKLYPEKFKDVDMHKVANDWYQRFYRTTYQGID; this comes from the coding sequence ATGAAAAAACAATTATGGCGGGGAGCAGCTTTTATTTTACTGATTTATCTACCGTTATCATCGGAGGCCGCGCGGCAGATAACGGATCAGATCGGACGTCAGGTGACAATTCCTGATGAAGTGGATCGTGTAGTGGTTCTCCAGCATCAGACCCTGAATTTGCTGGTGCAAATGAACGCTACCGACAAAATCGTCGGGATTCTGGCGAACTGGAAGCAACAGCTTGGAGAGGGTTACGTGCGCCTTGCGCCGGAGCTAAACCAAAAAGCGACGCTTGGCGATCTCACTCACGTTGATCCTGAAAAACTCATCGCGCTGCATCCGCAGGTGGTGTTTGTGACCAACTACGCACCGCAGGAGATGATCGACAAGATCAGCAGTTTAGGCATTCCCGTGGTGGCCATTTCGCTGCGCCATGATGCTGCGGGCGAGAAAGCCAAAATGAATCCAACGCTGGCTGATGAAGAAAAGGCCTACGATCAGGGGCTGCGCGAAGGCATTACGCTGATCGGTGAGATCGTCAATAAACCCCAGGAAGCAAAAGCGTTGATCGACGCGACGGTTAAAGGCCGCAAAAGGGTCAGCGATCGCCTGAAAGATATTCCTGAACAAAAACGTATTCGCGCCTACATGGCGAATCCGGAACTCACGACGTACGGTTCTGGAAAATACACAGGCCTGATGATGGCACATGCCGGCGCAATAAATGTGGCGGCAGCGACGCTTCAAGGATTCAAAACGGTGGCGATGGAGCAAGTCATTGCATGGAACCCGCAGGTCATTTTTGTGCAGGACCGCTATCCCTCGGTAGTCGATGAGATCAAAAACTCTGCCCAGTGGCAGGTCATTGATGCGGTGAAAAACCAGCGTGTCTATCTGATGCCTGATTATGCCAAAGCCTGGGGTTATCCAATGCCAGAAGCGATGGGTATCGGTGAATTGTGGATGGCGAAAAAACTCTATCCCGAAAAATTCAAAGATGTGGATATGCACAAAGTAGCGAACGACTGGTACCAGCGTTTCTATCGCACAACGTATCAGGGCATCGACTGA
- a CDS encoding molybdate ABC transporter substrate-binding protein produces MRVLAAGSLRIVWEQLIAHFSEPIETHFGPAGILQERILAGEECDLFASANLAHPQALLTAGRAQAVVPFASNKLCLTVRSDVMHNGDDWRSLLNRTDLRLATSTAGCDPSGDYTQELFNRMGTEGNTARQRALALVGGRNSAPIPTGKMAAQWVIESGQAEMFIGYASYAKKRRHTEGLTVFAIPEPFNPHAQYALAILTPKAQRLAEFLQSQKAKAILLEAGFCV; encoded by the coding sequence ATGCGCGTGCTGGCAGCGGGCAGTTTGCGGATAGTGTGGGAGCAACTCATCGCGCACTTTTCGGAACCTATTGAAACGCATTTTGGCCCAGCCGGAATCTTACAAGAGCGTATTCTCGCGGGGGAAGAATGCGACCTGTTTGCTTCTGCAAATCTGGCGCACCCGCAGGCTTTGCTGACGGCCGGACGCGCGCAGGCTGTCGTACCGTTTGCCAGCAATAAGTTGTGCCTGACCGTGCGCAGCGATGTGATGCACAACGGCGACGACTGGCGTTCATTGCTAAACCGTACAGACTTGCGTCTCGCGACCTCAACGGCGGGGTGCGATCCTTCTGGTGACTATACGCAGGAACTGTTTAACCGGATGGGCACGGAAGGAAATACCGCGCGACAACGTGCGTTGGCGCTGGTCGGCGGGCGCAACTCTGCTCCCATTCCGACAGGAAAAATGGCGGCTCAGTGGGTGATTGAGTCTGGGCAGGCGGAAATGTTTATTGGGTACGCCAGCTACGCGAAAAAACGGCGACACACGGAGGGGTTAACCGTTTTCGCTATTCCTGAACCCTTTAACCCCCATGCACAGTACGCACTTGCGATCCTGACGCCCAAAGCACAGCGGCTGGCAGAATTTTTACAATCACAGAAAGCAAAAGCGATACTGCTTGAGGCGGGATTTTGCGTTTAG
- the mscS gene encoding small-conductance mechanosensitive channel MscS, translating to MKFEAFPGIKQLIHWVINNESVIVQGIANLFGAIFLLFVGLFIARVTSSGFKKLLLSRHVDKTITQFCSALLRYAMVAFAAIAALGRIGVETSSIIAVIGAAGLAIGLALQGSLANFAAGVLLVTLRPIRAGEYASVGAVAGTIEEVHIFSTTLRTSDNKMVVVPNGKIIASEITNFSRQKERRVDITLGVAYNTSIEHLKNVIKTVILLDPRIHHDKGHIIRLNEFAPSSLNFVVRVWTDNKHYWDVYYDLMENIKNALDANEIQMPYPQMDVHVNDQRQRSPSLELMQQ from the coding sequence ATGAAGTTCGAAGCTTTTCCCGGGATCAAGCAGTTAATCCACTGGGTCATTAATAACGAATCCGTTATCGTGCAGGGGATCGCCAATCTGTTTGGCGCTATTTTTCTTTTATTCGTAGGGCTTTTTATCGCCCGCGTCACCAGCAGCGGATTTAAAAAATTACTCTTAAGCCGCCACGTCGATAAAACCATTACCCAGTTTTGCAGCGCGCTGTTGCGCTACGCCATGGTGGCGTTTGCGGCAATCGCCGCACTCGGGCGAATCGGCGTTGAGACATCATCCATTATCGCGGTGATTGGTGCTGCCGGGCTGGCGATCGGCCTGGCGCTGCAAGGCTCACTCGCGAACTTCGCGGCGGGCGTTTTACTGGTGACGCTGCGCCCTATTCGCGCCGGTGAATACGCGAGCGTGGGGGCCGTGGCTGGCACGATTGAAGAAGTGCATATTTTCTCAACCACCCTGCGCACATCCGACAATAAAATGGTGGTGGTGCCCAACGGTAAAATTATCGCCAGCGAGATCACTAACTTTTCCCGTCAAAAGGAACGTCGCGTCGATATTACGCTGGGTGTGGCCTATAACACCTCAATTGAACATCTTAAAAATGTCATTAAAACGGTCATTCTGCTCGATCCACGCATTCACCACGACAAGGGTCACATCATACGTCTCAATGAATTTGCCCCTTCCTCATTGAATTTTGTGGTTCGCGTATGGACTGACAATAAGCATTACTGGGATGTGTATTACGATCTGATGGAAAACATCAAAAATGCGCTGGATGCCAATGAGATTCAGATGCCGTACCCGCAGATGGATGTGCATGTAAACGATCAGCGTCAACGCTCGCCTTCGCTGGAGTTGATGCAACAATGA